The sequence CGGACGACATGGAAGTGCTGGCGATGACGGCAATTCTCATTGCATCGATCATCGTCGTCGGCGTGCTAGTCGCCCTCGCGAACACCATCATTAAGCGATCACTCGCTCGCAGAACGGCTCACTGAGTCTCGCCATAACGGCACAACAACGTGAGAGATAACGAACTCCACGGCGTCGGCTGGCCTTGTTCGCCGTGGGCGGGTCAACACAGCGCGCCCCGATCGCAATCGGCGCATGGCGTTCCGGTTGCCGGCCGCAGCCACAGTGAATTGAAATCCTCCGCGAGGCGGCGTCGTGATAACGCCGCCTCGGCCCCGAGCGCCATCACGTTTAATCAACTGCCACGGCTTATTGATCGCCGCACGTGCCTGGTTTGCATACAGCCAAGCGAGCAAGCAATGGAGCGCGAGGGTTAATAGCAGCAAGGATCGGGCAGAAAAACCCACACCACCGCAGGAATAGCCCCCTGAGCGATGTCTATGTAATTGCCCGCCAAGCCTCATGGCGGAAGGCAGCCGGAGTCGAACCGACCTGGCGCGGGCTGACCGCACCAACTGGGTTTGAAGCCCAGCCGCACCACCGGATACGAATGCCTTCCTGCGAAAACGGGAAACGGAAGCCGACATCAAGCGCACCCCGCCCCGTCAAAAAACCGTCGAGAACCGTCGAATACCGCGGCAACCCCCACGAGCCCGAAAAACCGGACTACCGCGAGCCGGCCAGCAACCGGCTATCAGCCCGCAACCAGTGCAGGTCGCGGTGGAAGCGAGTATACCCAACGCGATCGAAGAACTCGAGAATTTGAATCGCCCGCTTGCGGCCGAGCCCGGTCGCGTCGCGAAACGTCGCCGCATCGAGCCCGCCGCCGTGCTCGCCCGCGAGTCGCGCGATCAGTCGCGCAAGCTCCGCGATCACGTCGCGGTGATAGAACAGATCCCGCACGACCTGATGCACGTCGCCGCGCCGCGCGAGCTTGCGCAGCAGCGCGCGCACCGCGTCCTCCGCCATGAGCGTCGCCGCCGCGTGATCGCGCACCCACGGCGGATCGTAGCGGCCCGCCGCGACGAGCGGCAGCAAGCGCCCGGCCAACGCCTCTTCGGCCGCGTCGAAGCTCACCGCATGCGACGGCAAATGCAGCCACGGGCCGCTGCGCACGATCGCGCCCTCGGCGATCAGCGCATCGGTCAGCGCGCGCCACAACGCGTCGTCCGCGAGCGGCGCGGCGATCCGGCGCAGCCGCGCGACATCCGGCCCCTGCTCGTCCGGCGAGCGCTGATGGAATGCCGCGAGCGCATCGAGCACGCGCGTGCGCAGCGCGTCCCAATGCCCGCGCGCAAGCACGCGCGCTTCGTCCGCGTGCTTGCCCGGCGCGGCGACGCTCACCGCATCGGCCGGCAACGCCCACGCCTGCGCCGGCAAGCCGGTCAGATGCATCAGCGTCGCGCGCGCGATGCCGAGCGGCGCCTCGTCGAGCAACGCGTCGAGACGGCCTTCGTCGAGCCACGCCGCGAGCGCGTCGAGCCACGCGCGTCGCGCGCGCGTGCGCCGCTTGCGCGCGGGGCCGAACGGATCGAGCACGCGCCCGCCGCCCACGGTGCGCGTCGCCTGCGCGTCGCGCACGATGAAGCGATCGCCCGGCGCGGCGAACACCGGCTCCGTGAAATTCAACTGCGCGCGGGCGCGCCGGCCGGGCCCGAGCGTCTCGCCTTCGAGCAGCGCAACGTGCGCGACCCGGTGCAGCGTGCCGAGATGCACGTGCAGCGGCGTCCAGTGCGAGATCGTCAGGTCGGCGTCCGCCGTCAACGTCAATTCGACGTCGATGCGTGGCGAAAGCGTCGCGAGCCGCGCGTCGACGATCGCATCGCCGCGCGCGAGCGCCGCCTTGTCGATGCCCGCGAGATTCAGCGCGCAGCGCTCGCCCGCATGGCCGACGTCGGTCGCGCGGTTCTGCGCATGGATGCTGCGCACGCGCACCGTTTCGCCCGTGCGCGCGACGGCGAGCGAGTCGCCCGTGCGCACGCGCCCCGCGACCGCGGTGCCCGTCACGACGGTGCCTTGCCCCGCGAGCGTGAACACGCGATCGACCGCGAGCCGGAACAGGCCGTCGTCGCGCCGCGCGCGCCAGGCGAGCGCCGTGTCGCGCAGGTGCGCGTTCAATGCGGCAACGCCCGCGTCGTCCGGCTCGCTCGCGCGCGTCTCGAAAACCGGCGCATCGGCGAGCGGCGAGGCCGCGAGCCACGCGCGGATCTCGTCGCGCACCCGCGCGACGCGCGCCGCGTCGACGCGATCGCATTTCGTCAGCGCGAGCGCGCCATGCGCGACGCCCAGCAGTTGCAGAATCGACAGATGTTCGCGGGTCTGCGGCATCACGCCGTCGTCGGCCGCGATCACGACGAGCGCGAAGTCGATCCCGCACGCGCCCGCGGCCATCGTGTGGACGAGCTTTTCATGGCCGGGCACGTCGATGAAGCCGAGCACGTCGCCGTTCGGCAGCGGCGTGTACGCGTAGCCGAGCTCGATCGAGATTCCGCGCGCCTTCTCTTCCTTCAGCCGATCGGTGTCGACGCCCGTCAGCGCGCGCACAAGCGTCGTCTTGCCGTGATCGATGTGGCCTGCGGTCCCGACGATCATGCGCGCGGGCCCGTCGGCGCCTGCGCGCATTGCGCGATGAACGCGGCTTCGTCGCCCGCTTCGAGGCAGCGCAGGTCGAGCCGCAGCGCGTCGTCGGCGATGCGCCCGAGCACCGGGCGCGGCCAGCCGCGCAGGTGCGCGTCGAGCTGCGCGAGCGCGCGGCCGCGGCGCTTGCCGCCGCTCGCGCGCACGACGAGGCCGTAGCTCGGCAATTGATCGACGGGCAACGCGCCGCTGCCGATCTGGCTGAACATCGGCTCGACGTCGACCGCGAACGCCGCGCCGAGCGCGCGCTGCAGCGCCGGACGCACGCGCTCGGCCGTCGCGGCGATGTCCGCCTGCGCGCGCGTGAGCAGCCGCAACGTCGTCAACCGCTCGCGCAGGAATTCCGGCGTCTGGTACAGGCGCAGCACCGGCTCGAGCGCGGCGAGCGTCAGCTTGCCGACGCGCAGCGCGCGCTTGAGCGGATGCTTCTTGATCTTCGCGATCAGATCGCGCCGCCCGACGATGAGCCCCGCCTGCGGGCCGCCGAGCAGCTTGTCGCCGCTGAACGTGACGAGATCCGCGCCCGCCTCGACGGTCTCGCGCACCGTCGTCTCCTTCGGCAGGCCCCAGCGCGTCAGGTCGACGAGCGTGCCGCTGCCGAGATCGACGGCGACGGGCACCCCGCGCTCGCGCGCGAGCGGCGCGAGCTCCCGCAGCGCCACTTCCTTCGTGAAGCCGCTGATCGCGTAATTGCTGCAATGCACTTTCATCAGCAGCGCGGTGCGCGGGCCGATCGCGTCCGCGTAGTCCGCCAGATGCGTGCGGTTCGTCGTGCCGACCTCGCGCAGCTTCGCGCCGGCGCGGCTCATGATGTCCGGAATGCGGAACGCGCCGCCGATCTCGACGAGTTCGCCGCGCGACACGACCACTTCCCGCCTCGGCGCGAGCGCGGACAGCACGAGCAGCACGGCGGCCGCGTTGTTGTTGACGACGGTCGCCGCCTCGGCGCCCGTCAGCTCGCAGGCGAGCGCGCCGATCAGATCGTCGCGGTCGCCGCGGCGGCCCGTCGCGAGATCGAATTCGAGATTCATCGGCTGCGTGAGCGCCTGCACGACCGCGCGCACCGCGTCGTCCGGCAACAGCGCGCGGCCGAGGTTCGTATGCAGCACGGTGCCCGTCAGGTTGAACACCGCGCGCATCGCCGCCGCCGCGTCGGCGGCGAGCCGCGCGCGCACGTCGGCGGCAATGCGCGCGTCGTCGGGCGTCCCGGCCGCGGCCGGATCGCGGCGCGCGGCGTCACGCCACGCGGCGAGCGACGCGCGCACCGCGGCGAGCGCGCGCGTGCGTCCGTATTCGTCGACGAGCGGCTGCATTTCCTCCGACGACAGCACGCGCTCGACCGACGGCGCGCGCGCGAGCAGCGCGTTCAGTTCGCTTGCGCCGGGCCCGCTCACGTGCGCTCGTCTCCCGCCGCTGCGCCGGCCTCGGCCGGCAGGTCCGGCCAGAGCAGCGGATTCGGCGACGCGCGCCGGTAGCCCGCCTCGCCCATCAGCAGGTCGAGCGTGAGGCTCGCGAGATCGTCCGCGAGCGGCTCGACGTCGTAGTCCTTCTCCTGATAACCGATCTTCCGGTACGTATGGCACGCGTCGCACGATTCGGCCTTGATCGCTTCGCTGCCGCCCTCGATTCCGTGATAGGCGATGCCCTTCGTCGAATCGCAGTGCGAGCACTTCGTGCGAACCATGTGCCACTCGGTCGAGCACAGCCCGCACTGGAGGAAGCGATAGCCCTGATACGGGCCGCCCACGCGCACGATGCTCGCGACCGGCTGCGCGCCGCACACCGGGCAAAGGCCCGGCTGCTCGAGATACGGAACGTCGGCGGGCGCGATGCGGCTCGCGAGCGCGGTCCATACCACCTGCAGCGCGGCCATCAGGAACGGCGCGGACGCCGGCTCGATTTCGGCGAAGCGCTGCGCGACGAGCGCGTCGGCCTGCGCGTCGAGCGCGGCGGCCTCGCGCAGCCGCATGCCGTCGATCAGCTTCGCGAGCGGCGGATTCACGAGGCCCGCGCGTTCGACGCGGTCGAGCAGGCTTTGCAGCAGGTCGCGCCAGCGCGGATCGCGTTCGCCGCCGAGCGCCGGCATGAGCGGCATCGAATGGCGCTGCGCGCGCTCGGCCGCCGCCTTCTCGGGCGCGTTCGGCACGAACGTCTGCAGCAGTTCGTGCTGCGCGTCGGCGACGGCCGCCATCAGCCGCAGATAGCCGGCGATCGGGTTCAGGTCCGCGAGCTTGCGCAGCCGCGCGGCGCGCGCGGCGAACACGGCGCCGCGCTCGGGCATCCGCACGCGCGGAATGGCCGAATGATCGAGCGATGCGATTTCGCTCGGATCGAGAATGCGTTGGGTTGGGTCAGTCACGTGAGTGCCCTAAAAAAACAAGCGCCGAATCGTCGGCGCTTTGGGTTCCGTCCATCGTCCGCGGCCCGCTCGCCCGCCGCCCGCAGGGGCGGCCCGGCGGCCCGACGGGCGCGCGGCTTGCGGCGCGCGGACCGCCCGGGCCCGCGCGCCGCGCCGGCTTCGCGCGATGCGATATTACTTCACGCTCTCGCGAAACCACTTCGGGTGGTGCTTTCTGGCCCAGCCGACGGTCACGGTGCCGCGCACCATCGCGCCGATCGAGCCCTTCACCCACAGCGCCGCGTACACGTGCACGACGATGCCGACGATCAGCGCGAACGCCGCTGCCGCATGGACGACGGCCGCCGCGCGAATCACGCCGATCGGGAAGTAGAGCGAGAAATAGCGCCGCCAGATCACGATCCCGGAGACGAGCAGCAACAGCAGACACGCCACCATCACGAAGAATAGCAGCTTCTGTCCGGCGTTATAGCGGCCGACTTCCGGCAGCTTGTCCTCCCGGTTCGCGAGCACGTCGTCCATTTGCCGCAGCCACTGGCGGTCGCCCGCGTCGAGCAGGTTGTGGCGCCAGTAGCGCACGACCATCACCGCGAACGACGCGAACATCACGAGGCCGACGAACGGATGCAGGATCCGCGTCCACTGCCCGCCGCCGAACAGCGCCGTCATCCAGAACATCGAAGGATGAAACAGCGCGAGCCCGGACAGCGCGAGCAGCACGAACGAGATCGCGGTGATCCAGTGGTTCGAGCGCTCGTTCGCCGTGTAGCGGACGATCAGGTTCGGGTCGTCATGTTTCATTTCGCGTCCTCCTGGATGCGGCGCGCTTCGTCACGGGCGGCCGCCTCCTCGTCGTCCGTCACGTCGTTCGGGCCGACGCGCGTGTAGTGGAAGAAGCCGACGAGCGCGGACAGCGCGATGCCCGCAACCGCGAGCGGCTTCGCGAGCCCCTTCCACAGCTTCACCATCGGGCTGATCGACGGATTGTCGGGCAGGCCGTGATACAGCGACGGCTTGTCCGCGTGATGCAGCACGTACATCACATGCGTGCCGCCGACGCCCTGCGGATCGTACAGCCCCGCGTTCTCGAAGCCGCGCCCCTTCAGATCGGCGACACGCTCGGCCGCGTGCTGCTTCATGTCCTCCTTCGTGCCGAACACGATCGCGCCCGTCGGGCAGGTCTTCACGCACGCGGGCTCCTGGCCGACCGCGACGCGGTCCGAGCAAAGCGTGCACTTGTACGCGCGGTTGTCCTGCTTCGAGATCCGCGGGATGTTGAACGGGCAGCCGGTCACGCAGTAGCCGCAGCCGATGCAGTGCTCCTCGTGGAAATCGACGATCCCGTTGTTGTACTGCACGATCGCGCCCGGCGAAGGGCACGCCTTCAGGCAGCCCGGGTCCTCGCAGTGCATGCAGCCGTCCTTGCGGATCAGCCATTCGAGGTCGCCCGCCGGGTTCTCGTATTCGGCGAAACGCATCACCGTCCACGAGTGCTCGGTCAGATCGGCCGGATTGTCGTAGACGCCGACGTTCGTGCCGACTTCGTCGCGCAGGTCGTTCCACTCCATGCAGGCGGTCTGACATGCCTTGCAGCCGATGCATTTCGATACGTCGATCAGCTTCGCGACGCTGCCCGTCACCGGCTCGCGCGCGGTGGGAGGAGGCGTCGTGGTGGCCGAGACGCGCTTGATATCGAGCGATTGCAATGCCATCTCTTTCCCCTTACGCCTTTTCCACTTTCACCAGGAACGATTTGAATTCCGGTGTCTGCGAGTTGCCGTCGCCGATGGACGGAGTCAGGGTGTTCGCGAGATAGCCGGGCTTCGTCAATCCCTTGAAGCCCCAGTGCAACGGCACGCCGACCGTCTGCACCTTCCTGCCGTCGACCATGAGCGGCTTGATGCGCTTGGTGACGAGCGCGACCGCGACGATGTGCCCGCGGTTGGACGACACCTTCACTTGCTCGCCGTGCGCGACGCCGATCTCCTTCGCGAGATCCTCGCCGATCTCGACGAACTGCTGCGGCTGGACGATCGCGTTCAGCCGCGCATGCTTCGTCCAGTAATGGAAGTGCTCGGTCAGGCGATAGGTCGTCGCGACATGCGGGAACTGGTCGACCTTGCCGAACGACGCGCGATCGTCCGGGAACACACGGGCGGCCGGGTTGTTCAGCGCGCGCGGGTTGCCCGGATGCAGCGGGTTCGCGGCGAGCGGCGTCTCGAACGGCTCGTAGTGCTCGGGGAACGGGCCTTCGTTCATCCCGGCGCGCGCGAAAAAGCGTGCGACGCCCTCCGGGTTCATGATGAACGGGCCCATGCCGGTCTCGGGCGGCTCGTCGAGCTTGTAGTCGGGAACGTCCGC is a genomic window of Burkholderia mallei ATCC 23344 containing:
- the selA gene encoding L-seryl-tRNA(Sec) selenium transferase — protein: MSGPGASELNALLARAPSVERVLSSEEMQPLVDEYGRTRALAAVRASLAAWRDAARRDPAAAGTPDDARIAADVRARLAADAAAAMRAVFNLTGTVLHTNLGRALLPDDAVRAVVQALTQPMNLEFDLATGRRGDRDDLIGALACELTGAEAATVVNNNAAAVLLVLSALAPRREVVVSRGELVEIGGAFRIPDIMSRAGAKLREVGTTNRTHLADYADAIGPRTALLMKVHCSNYAISGFTKEVALRELAPLARERGVPVAVDLGSGTLVDLTRWGLPKETTVRETVEAGADLVTFSGDKLLGGPQAGLIVGRRDLIAKIKKHPLKRALRVGKLTLAALEPVLRLYQTPEFLRERLTTLRLLTRAQADIAATAERVRPALQRALGAAFAVDVEPMFSQIGSGALPVDQLPSYGLVVRASGGKRRGRALAQLDAHLRGWPRPVLGRIADDALRLDLRCLEAGDEAAFIAQCAQAPTGPRA
- the selB gene encoding selenocysteine-specific translation elongation factor, with the protein product MIVGTAGHIDHGKTTLVRALTGVDTDRLKEEKARGISIELGYAYTPLPNGDVLGFIDVPGHEKLVHTMAAGACGIDFALVVIAADDGVMPQTREHLSILQLLGVAHGALALTKCDRVDAARVARVRDEIRAWLAASPLADAPVFETRASEPDDAGVAALNAHLRDTALAWRARRDDGLFRLAVDRVFTLAGQGTVVTGTAVAGRVRTGDSLAVARTGETVRVRSIHAQNRATDVGHAGERCALNLAGIDKAALARGDAIVDARLATLSPRIDVELTLTADADLTISHWTPLHVHLGTLHRVAHVALLEGETLGPGRRARAQLNFTEPVFAAPGDRFIVRDAQATRTVGGGRVLDPFGPARKRRTRARRAWLDALAAWLDEGRLDALLDEAPLGIARATLMHLTGLPAQAWALPADAVSVAAPGKHADEARVLARGHWDALRTRVLDALAAFHQRSPDEQGPDVARLRRIAAPLADDALWRALTDALIAEGAIVRSGPWLHLPSHAVSFDAAEEALAGRLLPLVAAGRYDPPWVRDHAAATLMAEDAVRALLRKLARRGDVHQVVRDLFYHRDVIAELARLIARLAGEHGGGLDAATFRDATGLGRKRAIQILEFFDRVGYTRFHRDLHWLRADSRLLAGSR
- the fdhE gene encoding formate dehydrogenase accessory protein FdhE, translated to MTDPTQRILDPSEIASLDHSAIPRVRMPERGAVFAARAARLRKLADLNPIAGYLRLMAAVADAQHELLQTFVPNAPEKAAAERAQRHSMPLMPALGGERDPRWRDLLQSLLDRVERAGLVNPPLAKLIDGMRLREAAALDAQADALVAQRFAEIEPASAPFLMAALQVVWTALASRIAPADVPYLEQPGLCPVCGAQPVASIVRVGGPYQGYRFLQCGLCSTEWHMVRTKCSHCDSTKGIAYHGIEGGSEAIKAESCDACHTYRKIGYQEKDYDVEPLADDLASLTLDLLMGEAGYRRASPNPLLWPDLPAEAGAAAGDERT
- a CDS encoding formate dehydrogenase subunit gamma, with product MKHDDPNLIVRYTANERSNHWITAISFVLLALSGLALFHPSMFWMTALFGGGQWTRILHPFVGLVMFASFAVMVVRYWRHNLLDAGDRQWLRQMDDVLANREDKLPEVGRYNAGQKLLFFVMVACLLLLLVSGIVIWRRYFSLYFPIGVIRAAAVVHAAAAFALIVGIVVHVYAALWVKGSIGAMVRGTVTVGWARKHHPKWFRESVK
- the fdxH gene encoding formate dehydrogenase subunit beta, translating into MALQSLDIKRVSATTTPPPTAREPVTGSVAKLIDVSKCIGCKACQTACMEWNDLRDEVGTNVGVYDNPADLTEHSWTVMRFAEYENPAGDLEWLIRKDGCMHCEDPGCLKACPSPGAIVQYNNGIVDFHEEHCIGCGYCVTGCPFNIPRISKQDNRAYKCTLCSDRVAVGQEPACVKTCPTGAIVFGTKEDMKQHAAERVADLKGRGFENAGLYDPQGVGGTHVMYVLHHADKPSLYHGLPDNPSISPMVKLWKGLAKPLAVAGIALSALVGFFHYTRVGPNDVTDDEEAAARDEARRIQEDAK